Proteins from a genomic interval of Buchnera aphidicola (Brachycaudus cardui):
- the rluC gene encoding 23S rRNA pseudouridine(955/2504/2580) synthase RluC — protein sequence MKYKILPVSIIYINENMINQRLDNFMHSRFKNVPKSMIYRIIRTGKIRINKKRIQPYYKLKIGDMLRIPPIKISYHAKNTFFPVDYAKILLNSILYEDNDLLIINKPSGIAVHGGSGLNFGVIEYFRKLRPLNTFIELVHRIDRETSGVLMLAKKRMSLASLHEQLREQKIKKEYIALVHGLWPCHINKITEPLLKTKIHNKQKKVLVDPIGKPSQTYFTIKKKFSTSTLLSITPKTGRTHQIRVHTSYIGHPILFDKRYGKNRLDKNITNKTNTNRLLLHSSTVNFIHPKNGKKLCIKAPLDIDFKTILNTII from the coding sequence ATGAAATACAAAATACTACCAGTATCTATTATATATATTAACGAAAATATGATAAATCAACGATTAGATAATTTCATGCATAGTAGATTTAAAAATGTACCTAAAAGTATGATTTATCGAATTATAAGAACAGGAAAAATTCGAATTAATAAAAAAAGAATTCAACCATATTATAAGTTAAAAATTGGAGATATGCTGAGAATTCCACCGATAAAAATATCATATCATGCAAAAAATACTTTTTTTCCTGTAGATTATGCAAAAATATTATTAAATAGCATTTTATACGAGGATAATGATTTATTAATTATCAATAAACCTTCAGGAATCGCAGTACATGGAGGAAGTGGATTAAATTTTGGAGTTATAGAATATTTCCGAAAGCTACGTCCATTAAATACCTTTATTGAACTTGTACATCGTATTGATCGTGAAACATCTGGTGTTTTAATGCTAGCAAAGAAACGAATGTCTTTAGCATCTCTACATGAACAATTAAGAGAACAAAAAATTAAAAAAGAATATATAGCATTAGTACATGGTTTATGGCCTTGCCATATTAATAAAATTACAGAACCTTTATTAAAAACAAAAATACACAACAAACAAAAAAAAGTTTTAGTAGATCCTATTGGTAAGCCTTCACAAACTTATTTTACAATAAAAAAAAAATTCTCCACATCAACATTACTTTCAATTACCCCAAAAACGGGACGAACACATCAAATTCGCGTACATACTTCATATATAGGACATCCTATATTATTTGATAAACGTTACGGTAAAAATAGATTAGATAAAAATATAACAAATAAAACAAATACTAATAGACTTTTACTACATTCATCTACAGTCAATTTTATTCATCCAAAAAATGGTAAAAAACTTTGTATAAAAGCACCTCTAGATATAGATTTTAAAACAATTTTAAATACTATAATATAG
- the rpmF gene encoding 50S ribosomal protein L32, whose translation MAVQKNKPTRSKRGMRRAHDSLLKPTLSIDKFSGETHIRHHITINGYYKGKKVL comes from the coding sequence ATGGCTGTACAAAAAAATAAACCAACTCGTTCTAAAAGAGGCATGAGACGTGCTCATGATTCTTTACTAAAGCCAACTCTATCTATAGATAAATTTTCCGGAGAAACGCATATTAGACATCATATTACTATTAATGGCTATTATAAAGGTAAAAAAGTTCTTTAA
- a CDS encoding ACP S-malonyltransferase gives MSFFAMLFPGQGAQYVGMLSSLLYKYNNILKYTFDEASYYIGFNLLKLIQEGPQIKLNQSQYAQVAILTSSVSIYRLWNIKYGKPPLLMSGHSLGEYSALVCSNAMQFSDALKIVFQRGLIMQSTTINRPSLMQAIINIDEQIVQKACIIASQKKK, from the coding sequence ATGTCTTTTTTTGCAATGTTATTTCCAGGACAAGGTGCACAATATGTAGGTATGTTATCTTCATTATTATACAAATATAACAATATTTTAAAATATACTTTTGACGAAGCATCTTATTATATTGGTTTTAATTTATTAAAATTAATACAAGAAGGACCACAAATAAAATTAAATCAAAGTCAATATGCTCAAGTAGCAATATTAACTTCATCTGTATCAATTTATCGTCTTTGGAATATCAAATATGGAAAGCCTCCATTATTAATGTCTGGGCATAGTCTAGGAGAATATTCTGCACTGGTATGTTCTAATGCAATGCAATTTTCTGACGCACTAAAAATTGTTTTTCAACGAGGTTTAATAATGCAAAGCACAACTATAAATCGTCCTAGTTTAATGCAAGCAATTATTAATATAGATGAACAAATAGTTCAAAAAGCATGTATTATCGCTTCTCAAAAAAAAAAATAG
- a CDS encoding ACP S-malonyltransferase, which produces MYYRFSKKKIVSLASINSHNQIVISGDKSAVYKASEYCKKSGAKYILNLNINVPAHSKLMKPIAKKLKNILRMITIHAPKIPVINNVDVKYEESSKNIKHALIRQIYSTVRWKEIIELIQLKKIFTMIEIGPSKILTNLNKKNKKIIAFSTDNLKNFSKAFQKINKGINEKEEKNCINYWC; this is translated from the coding sequence ATGTATTATCGCTTCTCAAAAAAAAAAATAGTATCTTTAGCTAGTATAAATTCTCATAATCAAATTGTAATTTCTGGAGATAAATCTGCTGTATATAAAGCTAGTGAATACTGTAAGAAATCAGGTGCTAAATATATATTAAATTTAAATATTAATGTACCTGCACATTCTAAATTAATGAAACCAATAGCTAAAAAATTAAAAAATATATTAAGAATGATTACTATACATGCACCAAAAATACCAGTAATTAACAATGTTGATGTAAAATATGAAGAATCTAGTAAAAATATTAAACATGCATTAATTAGACAAATTTATAGTACTGTAAGATGGAAAGAAATTATAGAATTGATACAATTGAAAAAAATTTTTACTATGATTGAAATAGGACCTAGTAAAATACTAACTAATTTAAATAAAAAAAATAAAAAAATTATTGCATTTAGTACTGACAATTTAAAAAATTTTTCAAAAGCATTTCAAAAAATTAATAAAGGAATTAATGAAAAAGAAGAAAAAAACTGCATTAATTACTGGTGCTAG
- the fabG gene encoding 3-oxoacyl-[acyl-carrier-protein] reductase yields MKKKKKTALITGASRGIGQAIAKKLITKGIQVIGTSTTQDGVQIINNYVKKNGFGILLNLNNSNDIIEVIKDIFKKKYSIDILINNAGIKEDKLLVKMNSKEWDQVIKTNLTSVFHLVKSVVRPMIQNRRGRIITISSIVAYTGNKGQVNYSASKSGLIGFHKSLALELASKGITVNIVAPGLINTDFINTLNTTQYENYLSQIPMKRTGNVEEVAHSVIFLASEKASYITGHTLHVNGGMYMI; encoded by the coding sequence ATGAAAAAGAAGAAAAAAACTGCATTAATTACTGGTGCTAGTCGTGGAATAGGACAAGCAATTGCAAAAAAATTAATTACAAAAGGAATACAGGTAATTGGTACATCTACCACTCAAGATGGAGTGCAAATAATTAACAATTATGTAAAAAAAAACGGCTTTGGTATTCTTTTAAACTTAAATAATAGTAATGATATCATAGAAGTAATAAAAGATATATTTAAAAAAAAATATTCCATCGATATACTAATTAATAATGCTGGAATAAAAGAAGATAAATTATTAGTTAAAATGAATTCTAAAGAATGGGATCAAGTAATAAAAACTAATTTAACATCAGTATTTCATCTTGTAAAATCAGTAGTTCGTCCCATGATACAAAATAGAAGGGGACGCATTATTACAATTAGCTCTATAGTTGCTTATACAGGTAATAAAGGACAAGTTAATTATAGTGCTTCTAAATCAGGGCTTATAGGATTTCATAAATCACTGGCATTAGAATTAGCATCAAAAGGTATTACGGTTAACATTGTTGCACCAGGATTGATTAACACAGATTTTATAAATACGTTAAATACAACACAATATGAAAACTATTTATCTCAAATACCTATGAAAAGAACAGGTAATGTTGAAGAAGTAGCTCATTCTGTTATTTTTTTAGCTTCAGAAAAAGCATCATATATTACTGGACATACATTACATGTAAATGGAGGTATGTATATGATATAA
- the acpP gene encoding acyl carrier protein, whose protein sequence is MKNIEKRIKKIITEKLDIKEEDIFNSASFINDLGADSLDIVELIMALEEEFNLEISDEAAEKINTIQQSIDYIKNRLK, encoded by the coding sequence ATGAAAAATATTGAAAAACGTATCAAAAAAATCATTACTGAAAAATTAGATATAAAAGAAGAAGATATTTTTAATAGTGCTTCTTTTATTAACGATCTTGGAGCAGATTCTCTGGATATAGTAGAATTAATTATGGCTTTAGAAGAAGAATTTAATCTTGAAATATCAGATGAAGCAGCAGAAAAAATCAATACAATACAACAATCTATTGATTATATTAAAAATCGTCTAAAATAA
- the tmk gene encoding dTMP kinase — MKKNKFIVVEGLEGAGKTNASIYIKNILNKYNIKNIILVRQPGSTPIAEEIRKLIKNKFDSDELIKETELLLMYAARIQLVEKIIKPALKNGMWVISDRHDLSSIAYQGGGLGIKKKIISTLKHLFLKDFVPDLTIYLDVSPRIGLKRALNRNSLDLIECRNLDFFKKTRKFYLKNIALDKKIIKINANLDINTVNKNIAKKILNWLNK; from the coding sequence ATGAAAAAAAATAAATTTATTGTAGTTGAAGGATTAGAAGGTGCAGGTAAAACGAATGCCAGTATATATATTAAAAATATATTAAATAAATATAATATAAAAAATATAATATTAGTACGTCAACCTGGTAGTACACCTATTGCAGAAGAGATAAGAAAATTAATAAAAAATAAATTTGACTCTGATGAACTAATTAAAGAAACAGAATTATTATTAATGTATGCTGCAAGAATACAATTAGTTGAAAAAATAATTAAACCAGCATTAAAAAATGGAATGTGGGTAATTTCTGATCGTCATGATTTATCTTCTATAGCTTATCAAGGAGGCGGATTAGGTATTAAAAAAAAAATAATATCTACATTAAAACATTTATTTTTAAAAGATTTTGTTCCAGATTTAACTATTTATTTAGATGTTTCTCCAAGAATTGGTTTAAAAAGAGCATTAAATAGAAATTCATTAGATCTCATCGAATGTAGAAATTTAGATTTTTTTAAAAAAACTAGAAAGTTTTATTTAAAAAATATAGCATTAGATAAAAAAATCATTAAGATTAATGCCAATCTAGATATAAATACTGTAAATAAAAACATTGCAAAAAAAATATTAAATTGGCTTAATAAATAA
- a CDS encoding DNA polymerase III subunit delta' C-terminal domain-containing protein: MKLYPWLIKPYNNIIQQYQKNKAHHAILIKTQRGIGASLLIWFISRWILCLKPIGKNFCNQCSGCKLMSIKSHPDWHVLKSEKNNFFNIEDIRKINEKIFTCSRQGESKVIVLPDTEQLTESAVNAFLKTLEEPPKKTWFFLINYNNFNLYSTLNSRCLIYPLFAPNEKDSINWLQKDTKKKSKSYLTALRINQGSPISAKKFINGIIWIERINFYKYLFNAFQNKNLLKILPEFNKKNNIVQINWICFLLLDAIKFNFNQKQYLINFDQITLIEFLSHNYTNFVLDMSIRTWMQCQYKLLNISGVNQQLLLLEQLLKWEEIFNIEFKNE, translated from the coding sequence ATGAAATTATATCCTTGGTTAATAAAACCATACAATAATATTATTCAGCAATATCAAAAAAACAAAGCTCATCATGCTATTTTAATTAAAACTCAACGAGGAATAGGAGCATCTCTATTAATTTGGTTTATTAGCAGATGGATATTATGTCTTAAACCTATAGGAAAAAATTTTTGCAATCAATGTTCTGGATGTAAATTAATGTCTATTAAAAGTCATCCAGATTGGCATGTTTTAAAATCTGAAAAAAATAATTTCTTTAATATTGAAGACATACGGAAAATTAATGAAAAAATATTTACATGCTCACGACAGGGTGAATCTAAAGTAATTGTTTTACCTGATACTGAACAATTAACAGAATCAGCAGTTAATGCTTTTTTAAAAACTCTTGAAGAACCGCCCAAAAAAACTTGGTTTTTTCTCATAAATTATAACAATTTCAATTTATATTCTACGTTAAATAGTCGTTGTTTAATATATCCATTATTTGCTCCAAATGAAAAAGATAGTATAAATTGGTTACAAAAAGATACAAAGAAGAAAAGCAAATCATATTTAACTGCATTAAGAATTAATCAAGGATCACCTATATCTGCAAAAAAATTTATTAACGGAATAATATGGATAGAACGAATAAATTTTTATAAATATTTATTTAATGCGTTTCAAAATAAAAACTTATTAAAAATTTTACCAGAATTTAATAAAAAAAATAATATAGTTCAAATTAACTGGATATGTTTTTTATTATTAGATGCTATTAAATTTAATTTTAATCAAAAACAATATTTAATAAATTTTGATCAAATAACATTAATTGAATTTCTTTCTCATAATTATACTAATTTTGTTTTAGATATGAGTATTCGTACTTGGATGCAATGTCAATACAAACTACTAAACATATCTGGAGTAAATCAGCAATTGTTATTATTAGAACAACTACTCAAATGGGAGGAAATATTCAATATTGAATTTAAGAATGAATAA
- a CDS encoding TatD family hydrolase: MFFIDSHCHIDRLNYNLLHQNIEDVLKKSFNNDVRKILTVSTSINNFYKIKKLCQKYISILYSCGIHPLNCEKELISFHTIENISKKIDNLSSIERVIAIGESGLDYYHSSENKNIQKIFFREHIRTAIKVNKPIIVHSRHAIDDTIKILQEEKAEQCKGILHSFTGNYYSARKLLDIGFYISFSGMITFKNSEELHSTIKKIPLERLLIETDSPYLSPVPYRGQENQPAYLFEIAKKISILKNINIETVAKITTKNFYTLFNMN, translated from the coding sequence ATGTTCTTTATTGACTCACATTGTCACATTGATCGATTAAATTACAATTTATTACATCAAAACATAGAAGATGTATTAAAAAAATCTTTTAATAATGATGTAAGAAAAATTTTAACCGTATCAACTTCTATAAATAATTTTTATAAAATTAAAAAATTATGTCAAAAATATATTTCAATACTTTACTCTTGTGGTATACATCCTTTAAATTGTGAAAAAGAACTCATAAGTTTTCATACAATAGAAAATATTTCTAAAAAAATAGACAATCTATCTTCTATAGAACGTGTAATAGCAATAGGCGAATCTGGTTTAGACTATTACCATTCATCTGAAAATAAAAATATTCAAAAAATTTTTTTCCGTGAACATATTCGAACTGCAATCAAAGTAAATAAACCAATTATAGTCCATTCTCGTCATGCTATTGATGATACTATAAAAATATTACAAGAAGAAAAAGCAGAACAATGTAAAGGAATATTACATTCATTTACTGGAAACTACTATTCGGCACGTAAATTACTAGATATAGGCTTTTACATTTCTTTTTCTGGAATGATTACTTTTAAAAATTCTGAGGAATTACATTCCACAATAAAAAAAATACCGTTAGAGCGTTTATTAATAGAAACAGATTCACCATATTTATCACCTGTTCCATATAGAGGACAAGAAAATCAACCTGCATATTTATTTGAAATAGCAAAAAAAATTTCTATTTTAAAAAACATTAATATAGAAACAGTAGCAAAAATAACAACCAAAAACTTTTATACATTATTCAATATGAATTAA